The following is a genomic window from Pedobacter sp. KBS0701.
TTAAGAAGATAAGAAACGCAGATTAAACAGGTATTGAGCTAAGGATTAACAAATGTCCTCATCCTCGCGCATGTGGCGATCTTATGCTGTAGTACTGGTACTTCGTCAAATTTTTTATACAAAAAAAAGCTACCTGATTTGGATAGCTTTCAATATATGTTTTGTTGTTGTTATTCTTCAGAATAAGTAATTTTATTCACATGTTTATCGATTTCCCATCTTCCGGTACCTTCTTCGCCAATCACTTCGAATAATTCTAATGCTCTGCGTGCTTTATACTCTTCTTCGCGTTGTTCTTTCAAGAACCAGTTCAAAAATTCCATGGTTACAAAATCCTGCTCTTTATGGCATTTAGCAGCCAGGTTTTTAAAACTCTGGGTAATGGCAATCTCTGCTTCTAAAGCATCTTCGAAAACTTCTCTGAATCCGGCAAATTCGGTTTTGATGCCAGAAACTTCCGGAGATATTGCGTTTCCACCCATATCCAAAACATATTTGAA
Proteins encoded in this region:
- a CDS encoding ferritin; translation: MKDLMRIKCLISQDIETLLNQQIKKEAHSSSLYLSMSSWCDQNGFDFSADYFLKQSEEERVHQLKLFKYVLDMGGNAISPEVSGIKTEFAGFREVFEDALEAEIAITQSFKNLAAKCHKEQDFVTMEFLNWFLKEQREEEYKARRALELFEVIGEEGTGRWEIDKHVNKITYSEE